GTGGCTGAGAGTGGAATTAATAATAAAGAAATTATTAAACAGCTTCATAAAAATGGAGTTGATGCATTTTTGATTGGTGAATATTTTATGAGACTTGACGATATTAAAAAAGGAATAAAACAATTAAAAGGGAGATAAGAATTTGAATAAATTTATAAAATTTGTTTTATTTGATTTTTTAATATCTATAATTATTGGAGTTAGTTTATTTCTAATATTAAATAATATTTTTTATCTGAATGATGAATTGTCTTTTTTTATAAGTAGTAGTATTTTTGTTTTATTTTTTATTTTTAGTAGTTTTTTATCTTTTTTTATTTTTAAACTTAAAACAAAAATTGAAGAATTAAGTTTTCAAATAGATAAATTATCTAAATTTGATGAGACAACAAATGTTTATAAAAGATTATATTTTATTGAAATAGTTGAAAAGTATATTAATGCAGCAAAACGTAAAAACTTACCATTAAGTGCTATGATTATTGATATAGATAATTTTCAAGAAATAAATAGGCAGTATGGACATAATTTTGGTGATAAAATATTAAAAGTTGTTGCTGAAAAAATTAAAGAAAATCTTAGAAAATCTGATGTTTTAGGAAGATTTGGTGGTGATGAGTTTATAATTGTTAGTTTTGCTACGAAAGAGGAGTTATATAATTTAGCAAAAAGAATTAGTAAAAGTGTCTCATCTTTAAAAATTGATGAATATGAAATTAATATAATGCTAAGTATTGGTATTGCACAATTAAGTATATATGAAGATTTACAAAAACTTATTAAAAAAACAGAAGAAGCCAAGTTACTTGCTAAACAAAAAGGTGGTAATAGAGTAGATTATTTGGAACACTTTTTGCTTTTTGAGTAAAAAAGGCCAAAAATTGAAAAGAAAAATTACTCTTTTATTTCCATTAGTTTTTTATGTAGGTTGTGCAACACACCCAATGGACCCTACAATTACAATGACACCTCCTAAATATGTAGAAGAGATGCCAAGTAAAACACAAGATAATATTCAAAATCCAGGTTCACTTTTTACTAATGGAGACAATTTATTTTCAGATACAAAAGCAAAAAAAGTTAATGATGTTGTAACTGTTTTAATAACTGAACAAATAAAACAATCTTCACAAGCAAGTAAAAAACTTAATGAGGCAAATACAGATGCAGGTGGATTATTAGATGCTTCTATTTCAGGAAGTGCATATTTTGGAGGAAGAGAAGAAAAACTTGCAAAAACAGGCATTAGTCTTAATTTACCTTCTATGAATTCAAATAGAACTTTTCAAGGAAGTGGTTCTCAACAAAGAAATGAGCAGTTTCAAACAACAATTAGTGCAAGGATTGTAAAAATACTTGCTAATGGAAATTATTATATATATGGGACAAGAGAAATATATGTTGATGGTCAAAAACAGATAATTAAAATTAGTGGAGTAATTAGACCAGAGGATATAAGTCCTGATAATACAATTGATAGTAAATATATTGCTGATGCAAAAATAGCGTATGAAACTGAGGGAGATATTAAAAGATATACTGAACAAAATTGGTTTGCTAAGTTTTGGAGTGCGATAGTACCTTGGTAAGAGTAATTAGAATGGAAAATTGACAATGGAAAATGAAAAGGAAGTTAGTTAGTATTGGAAATAAAAATTAATCAAGGATATAAGAAGTTATTGCATCAGCAAGTAAAAAGTCTAAAGAATAAATTCTATTTTCTTTTTTATATAATTTATTTTCTTTAATTAAATGTTTGACTCTTGTTTTTTCTTTATTATTTAAAATATTTTCTTCAAATCCGATTATTGACCTAAGCCCTAAAAAAATTTTTTCTTTTTTTATATCTTCATCAGTTAACATTTCATATTTATATTTGCAAGGATTTTTTAAATATTCATAAACATCATTTTGAGTATAATATCTAAAAGATAGTAAATTTATAGACTGCTTATTAGAAATTTGTTTTCTTAATTCTTCATTCTCCATTTTCCATTCTCCATTCTCCATTTTTTTAAACCCAACAGCCCCAGCTCCAATTCCTATATATTCATTTAATTTCCAATATCCTAAATTGTGAATACAAGGTTTTCCAAAATTTGATATTTCATATTGATTGAATTTTTCTTTTATTTTATTAATAAACCAAATTTCAAGCTCTTCGTTTTCTTTTCTTTTTGAAAAATCACCTTCCCATTTAGTATTTTCTTCTATCATTAAAGAATAAGCGCTTATGTGAGTTATTGGAAGAGAAAAAGTAGTTTTTAAATCATTTTCTAAGAGTTTATTGTTATCAAGAGAGGTAGAATAAATCAAATCTAAATTTATATTTTCAAATCCTACTTTTTGAGCATTTTCTATTGAATTTATTGCTTGAATTGGAGAGTGATTTCTATTTAAAAATTTTAATTTTTCTTCATCAAAACTTTGTACTCCAAAACTTATTCTATTAAATCCTAAATTTTTTATCTCTTTTAACCATTCAATAGTGACATTTGGATTACATTCAATTGTTAATTCTATTGCATCTTTTAAATTATATTCTAATAATTTCATTAATTTTTCGTAAAAATCTATTTTCATTGTTGATGGAGTCCCACCCCCAATAAAAAGAGTTTTAAATTGAATACTCTTATTTATATCATTTTCTATTTGAGTTTTTATTGCATTAAAATACTCTTTTTTTAAATGATTTAGGTTTGTATATGAATTAAATGCACAATAATGACATTTACTATCACAAAAAGGTATATGTATATAAAGTAATTTTTCATTTTTCATTTTTAACTTTTTACTTTTTAGTTATAATTTTACAAAAAAAGGTGGGATTTGAAAAAATATAGACCAAATGTAGCAGCAATTATACTCTCACCTAAGTATCCTGAAAAAGTGGAAATTTTTATTGCTAAAAGAACAGATGTTGATGCTTGGCAATTTCCACAAGGTGGAATTGATGAGGGTGAGAGTCCAAGAGAAGCTTTACTTAGAGAACTTAAAGAAGAAATAGGTACAGATGAGGTAGAAATTATTGCTGAGATGCCAGAATGGTTAAAATATGATTTTCCAAAAAAGATTGCACAGAAGATGTATCCGTTTGATGGACAAACACAAAAATATTTTTTAGTAAAATTAAAGCCAAATGCAAAAATAAATTTAGATACAGAAATTCCTGAATTTAAAGATTATAAGTTTGTTAGTAAAGATGAAATTTTTAATTATGTTAAATCATTTAAAAGACCAGTATATAAGATTGTTTTAGATTATTTTACAAAAGAAGGTTATATTTAAAGGAGAATAATGTTAGTAGTTCAAAAATTTGGTGGGACAAGTGTAGGGGATTTAGATAGAATAGATAATGTAGCAAATATTGTAAAAAGTTATAAAGAAAGAGGAGATGATGTAGTTGTTGTTGTCTCAGCTATGGCTGGTGAGACTAATAAGTTACTTGATTATGCAAATCATTTTAGTAAAACTCCTCCTCAAAGAGAAGTTGATTTACTTGTTAGTAGTGGAGAGAGAGTAACAAGTGCTCTTCTTAGTATTGCTCTTCAAAGCAAAGGTATACCAGCAATTGCCCTAACAGGTAGACAAGCAGGTATTAAAACAACAAGCGACCATACAAAAGCAAGAATTATGGATATAGACCCTGAGAAAATGCAAAAGCATTTAAAAGAAGGAAAGGTAGTAATAGTTGCTGGATTTCAAGGTATTAATGAAAATGGTGATGTAACTACTCTTGGAAGAGGAGGGAGTGATTTAACAGCAGTTGCTATTGCAGGTGCATTAAAAGCTGATAAATGCGAAATCTATACTGATGTTGATGGAATTTATACAACAGACCCAAGAATTGAGCCAAAAGCTAAGAAAATTGATGTTATAAGTTATGATGAAATGTTAGAACTTGCAAGTCTTGGAGCAAAAGTTATGCAATCACGCTCAGTTGAGCTTGCTAAGAAATTAAATGTAGATATTGAAGTAAAATCAAGTTTTAAACCAGAAATTAAAGGTACACTAATTACAAAGGAGAGTAAAGATATGGAAAAAGTATTAGTTAGTGGAATTGCACTTGATAAAAATCAAGCAAGAGTAAGTATTTTTGGAGTAGATGATAGACCTGGAATTAGTGCAGAAATTTTTGAAAAACTTGCAAATAAAAATATAAATGTTGATATGATAGTTCAAAATGTAGGAAAAGATGGAAAAGCAAATTTAACTTTTACAGTCCCACAAACAGAAGTAGAATTAACAAAAGAGGTTTTAAAAGAGTATGAAAATAATACTGAAAATATTGAATATGATACTGATATTGCAAAAGTAAGTGTTGTTGGAGTTGGAATGAAGTCTCATAGTGGAGTTGCTGCAAAAGCATTTAAAACATTAGCAAATGAAAATATTAATATTTTAATGATTTCAACAAGTGAAATTAAAATCTCAATGGTAATTGATGAAAAATATGGTGAATTAGCAGTTAGAGCATTACATAAAGCTTATGAATTGGATAAATAATGGATTTAAATCGCTTTGTTATAGATTTTATCCGTAAAAAAAATATAAAATGGATGGAAGAGAGGAGGCTTGATTTTGTGCCTCTTTTATCTAATTTTTTAATCCAAATATTAGATGGCAAAAGTGTTTTGATTATCACTGATGGTGAGAGAGAGTGGTTTAATGATTATATTATAAATAAAATTAACAATTTTAGTGAATTCAAACCTTCATTTATCCCTATTTTTAATATTTTTAAAATAGCTCCTCAAATAAAACTTGCAAGACATCCTGAACAATTTGATATGATTGAAGATATGTTAAATATTGCTTTTAATGAAAATTATATTTTTTGGTATATAGGAAAAGAGACAAATTTATTAAAATTTGCAAGAAGAAAACCAAACTCTTTTTTTTGGATAATGGATACAGATTTGTCTAAAAATTTTTATTTAAAATCTCTTGATGAAAGGTTAAATTATAAACTAATTGATTTAGTTGAGATTATAAATGAATCTTTAAAAGCTGCTATTTTTGGAGAGATTGAAATTTGAATAAATTAATAATGACAAATGATTTTGAAAAAATAATTAATGAAATTAAACCAAATGAAGTATTTTTAAAAGATGAATTAAAAATAGAAGATATAGAAGAGATAAAAAAAGTTAGTTTTTTAACAGATAAAAATAAAAAAACTATTTTAATAGCTGCAAATAAATATAATATTTATGCTCAAAATGCTCTTTTAAAAATTTTAGAAGAACCACCTAAAAATATAGAATTTATTATACTTACTAAAAGTAAGTATAATTTATTAGATACTATTCGTTCTCGTTTAATAGAAGAGAAAAAGTTTTTTCAACAAGAAGAAAAAAGTATAAAAATAGATAAAATTACTAATAGTTTTATTTTAGAATTATTAAAAAAAGATTTAGAAAAAGATGAAATAAAATTAATTTTAAAAGATTTACTAAAAAAAGCTAAAAATGAAGAAGAGTTAAAATTTATTAACGATGCTTTAATGATGCTTGAATTAAATATAGATAAAAAGGCTGTTTTATCAACTGCATTACTTTTATTTAAGGAGAATATTTGAGAGTTTATAGATTAAATTGCGATATAGATTTAAAAAGAGTTATGTTAAAAATAGGAGTTGATAAACCAGGTATTGAAATTATGAAAAAAAAGAAGTGTGAATTTATTTTTTATATAAAAGATATAACTTGTGGGGCGGCAAATATACTAAAACAAGATGCTTTAAGTATTGGAGCTGAGCTTGCAGTCCCAAGAGGGGTGCCAGATTGTACAAATAAAATTTTTGATGCAATTTTACTTTGTAATAAAAAACAGCTTGAAATTTTAAGTAAAAAAGAACTTGCTCAACCTTTTAAATTAAAAGAGTTAGCTAAAAGTTTAAGAGAGTTTATTAATTTACCAACTTTTCCTACTAAAATTATGGGTGTAATTAATGCAAATGATGATAGTTTTTTTGAGGGAAGTAGATTTAAAGGAAATGATGCTATTTTAAAAATCGAAGAGATGATAGAAAATGGAGCCAAAATGATTGATATTGGTGGAGTTTCAAGTAGGCCTGGAAGTGAGTATGTTGGAAGAGAAGAAGAACTTAGAAGAGTTAAACCTATTATTGATGAAATTTATAAATCAAGACTCTATGAAAAGGCTATTTTTAGTATTGATACATTTGATGAAGTAGTATTAGAATATGCACTTGATAGAGGATTTAAAATAGCAAATGATATAACAGGACTTGAAAGAGATGAATATGCAAAAGTAGCTGGTAAATATGGAGCATCAGTTGTTATTATGCATAAAAAAGGAGACCCAAAAGATATGCAAAATAACCCATTTTATGAAAATGTGATATTAGAAATAGATGAGTTTTTTAGTGAAAGAGTAAAGAAGGCTAAAAATTTTGGAATTAAAGATATTATTTTAGATGTTGGAATTGGTTTTGGAAAAAGGCTGGAAGACAATATTGCATTAATTAAACATTTAGGACATTTTTTACACTTTGGATATGAACTATTAATTGGAGCAAGTAGAAAATCTATGATTGATATGATTATGCAAAAAGAAAATGTTAAAACAACCCCTGCTGATAGACTTCCTGGTACTCTTGCTATTCATCTTGAATCTATTAGAAATGGAGCGAGTATTATTAGATGTCACGATGTAAAAGAGCATTTTCAAGCAATAAAAGTTTATGAAGCAATTAAGGAGTTTGATGTATAGAAGACAAATTGAAGTGATTGGTAAAAAAAATCAAGAAATTTTATCTCAAAAAGAGATTTTAATAGTAGGTTGCGGTGGGCTTGGTAATATAATTGCTACAACTCTTAGTTGTATAGGGCTAAAAAAAATATATTTAGTAGATTTTGATTTAATTGAGAGACATAATATTCATCGTCAATTTCAATTTAGTGAAGATGATGTTGGCAATAGTAAAAGTATTATGTTAAGTAAAAAGATTAAAAGATGCAAAGATACTGAAATTATTGCGATAAATGAAAAGTTTAGTAAAGATTTGAATGTAAATGTTGATATTGTTTTTGATGCAACAGATAATTTTGAAGTGAGGTTAGAGATAGATAAATTTGCAAAAAAAAATAATATACCTTGGATTTATGCAAGTGTTGAGGAGTTTGTTGGTCAAGTTGGGGTTTTTAAAACAACCTCATTTGAAATTTTTGCAACTAAAACTATTTCTCCAAAAGGACAGCTTCCTTCTATGGTAAATTTGATTGGTAGTATAGCTTCAATGCTTGGGCTTAAAACGTTACTTAATATGCAAGATGAAGTTTTTTATTTTATTGACTTTAAGGAGGATTTAGAGATAAAAAAATTTAAAATAGGAGGGTAAATGAGATATAAGAGTTATTCTGTAAAAAGTTTTGAAAAATTACCATTTGTAAGAAAGATGGATAAAGAAGATATTGAAAATATTAAAGTTGTTTCAAAAATTTTTCCTTTTAAAATTAATGAATATATAGCAAGTTTAGTTGATTGGAATAATTATAAAGATGACCCGATTTTTAGGCTAATTTTTCCTCATAAAGATATGTTAGATAGCAAAGATTTTGAAAAATTAAAAAATAGTAATGATGAGAAATTAATTTATGATATTAGAATGAAGCTAAATCCACATCCAGCAGGTCAAATGGAAAATATACCCGAAATTAATGGTAAAAGGCTTGAAGGCTCTCAACATAAATATAAAGAAACTATTCTATTTTTCCCAAAACAAGGGCAAACTTGTCATGCTTATTGTAGTTTTTGTTTTAGGTGGCCTCAATTTATTGGAATTAATGAACTAAAATTTGCTTCAAAAGAAGTGGAAATTTTAATTGAATATATTAAAGCAAACCCAACTATTACTGATGTTTTATTTACCGGAGGAGACCCTCTTGTAATGAGTACAAAATTATTAAAAGCATACATAAAACCACTTATTGAAGCAAAAATACCTCATCTAAAAAATATAAGAATAGGAACAAAAGCATTATCTTTTTGGCCATATAGATTTTTAACTGATGAAGATGCAAATGAACTTTTAGATTTATTTAAATATATTGTAGATAGTGGGTATCATTTAGCATTTATGGCTCATTTTAATCATTATAAAGAGTTACAAACAGATGAAGTAAAAGAAGCAGTTAAAAAAATTTTATCAACAGGGGCTATTATAAGAACTCAATCTCCACTTCTTAGACATATTAATGACTCTTCAAAAGTGTGGGAGATTATGTGGAAAGAACAAGTCGCATTAAATATGATTCCATATTATATGTTTGTAGCAAGAGATACAGGAGCTAAGAGATATTTTGAACTTCCTCTTAGCAAAGCGTGGGAGATTTACAAAGGTGCAATTTCAAATGTAAGTGGTCTTGCAAGGACTGTTAGAGGTCCAAGTATGAGTGCAAAACCTGGAAAAATTGCAGTAGTAGGAGTTAGTGAAATTAATAATGAAAAAGTGTTTGTTTTAAATATGCTTCAAGCAAAAAATCCAGATTTAGTAGATATACCATTTTTTGCAAAATATGATGAAAAAGCAAGCTGGATTGATGAGCTAAAACCAGCTTTTAGTGAGAAATTTATTTTTGAATAAGCTTTTTCATCTTTTTTACTGCCTTTTTAAGACCAATAAAAATTGAATTTGCAATAATTGAATGTCCAATATTTAATTCAATAATTCCTTCCATTTGTGCAATTTCTTTAACATTTTGATAATTAAGTCCATGTCCTGCTGCTACTTCTAAGTCTAAATCATTAGCAACTTTTACTGCATCTTTTATTAAATTTAATTCTTCTTCTAAAAACTTTTTTAACTCTTTTTTTGAGAAATTTTCATAAATTTTAAAAGGAGTATGATTAATATTTGAATTTAAGGCTAAAAATAAATTTGCATATTTTCCTGTATGAATTTCTATCATTTCAGCATTAACTTCTTTACTTGCTTTTATTTGAGAAAAATCTGGGTCAATAAAAAGAGATACTTCAATATCATTTTGATGTAATTTTTCAATGACTTTTTTTATTTTTTCTTTATATTTGATAATATCAAGTCCTCCTTCTGTTGTTACTTCTTCTCTTCTCTCAGGTACAAGAGTAGCACGATGAGGTTTAAGTTTGCAAATAATATCAATTATTTCATCATTAATACTACATTCCATATTAACAGGTAAAAAACTATTTTCACAAATTCTTTTAGCATCAAAGTCCATTATATGTCTTCTATCCTCTCTTAAATGTATTGTGACTTGGTCAGCTTCTGCTTCTTTTAAAATTTCAAGAGCCATTAAAGGGTCGGGTTCATTAATTCTTCTTGCATTTCTTAGAGTTGCGATATGGTCAATATTAACACCAAGTTTCATTAATTTTCCTTTTTTTGTATAATTGTAATAAAAAAAGGGTTTAAATGAAATATTTTATTGGCACTGACCATGCTGGATTTGAAGTTAAAGATTTTGTGATTAATTATTTACAAAAAAAAGGAATAGAAGTAGAAGATTTAGGATGCTATTCAACTGAAAGTGTCGATTATCCAGACTTGGCTCATAAAGTAGCAAATGCAGTACTTGAAAATGAAGGAAGTAAAGGGATACTTATTTGTGGTAGTGGAATTGGAATGAGTCTTGCAGCAAACAAACATAAAGGAATTAGAGCAGCATTATGTCATGATTATTATACAGCTTCAATGGCAAGAAAACATAATGATGCTAATATTTTATGTTTTGGTGCAAGAATTGTTGGAAAAGGTGAAATTGAATCTATTCTTGAAGGATGGCTAAATAGTGAATTTGAAGGTGGTAGACATCAAAGAAGGGTAGAAAAAATTGATATTTAATTGGTTTTTTCTTACCTTTGTAATTATTATAATTTTGATTTTATTGTTTAAAATGTTTTATTATAAACATTTATATGAAAAAGAAGAAGAGAAAAAATCTCAACTAAAAAATGCTTTAAAAGATGCAGAAATTTTAATAAAAAAATATCAAATTCAACTGCAACGCTCTCTTGGAAATATGGAACTTTTAAATGAAGAAGTTAATAGATTAAAAAACGATTTAAAAGCAGTTAAAAATAGAAATGCTCAGCTAAGAGTTGAAAATGAACAATTAAAAAGAAAAATTAGAGAGCTTGAAAATAAAATTGAAGCTCTTTTATAACTATTTTTTCTTAGGTCTAAATGAGCTTGGACTTTCTATATAATCTCCCTCAATTAAGTCTATTGCATAAGGGATTGCTGGCCATACTGCTTCAAGATTTTCTTTTATAGCTTTTGGAGAACCTGGTAAATTTAAAATAAAACTATTTTTTACAACACCTGCTATTCCTCTTGCTAAAATAGAGGTTGGCACATATTTTAAACTATGCATTCTCATAAGCTCACCAAATCCAGGTAGTTCTTTTTCAATGACTTCTCGTGTAGCTTCTGGTGTAACATCTCTTTTTGCAGGACCTGTACCTCCTGTTGTAATAATTAAAGAGCATTTTTGATTGACTAAATCTTTTAAAGTTTTTACAATTTCTTCAAACTCATCAGGAATTAGTTTATAAGTAATTTCAAAATCATTTGTAATATTTTCTCTTAAAAATTTTTCTATTTCTTTTCCACTTTTATCTTCATAAATCCCTGCACTTGCTCTATCACTAATTGTAACTATGCCTATTTTTACCATTTCTTTCCTTTTTTATAAGATTATATCAAATTAAATTATGTTAAAATTAAAATAAAAAAGAAGGTTAATGAAGTTTGAAATAAAAAGTATAAAAGATTTAAAAAAAGTAATTAATTGTATAAAAAAAAGTAGTAAAAAAATAATAATTTTAAGTGGAACATTAGGAAGTGGTAAAACTACTTTGGTAAAAGAATTTGTAAAAGAAGAAATTAAAAAAGATGAAGTAACTTCTCCAACTTTTGCTATTCAAAATATTTA
This Caminibacter mediatlanticus TB-2 DNA region includes the following protein-coding sequences:
- a CDS encoding GGDEF domain-containing protein, translating into MNKFIKFVLFDFLISIIIGVSLFLILNNIFYLNDELSFFISSSIFVLFFIFSSFLSFFIFKLKTKIEELSFQIDKLSKFDETTNVYKRLYFIEIVEKYINAAKRKNLPLSAMIIDIDNFQEINRQYGHNFGDKILKVVAEKIKENLRKSDVLGRFGGDEFIIVSFATKEELYNLAKRISKSVSSLKIDEYEINIMLSIGIAQLSIYEDLQKLIKKTEEAKLLAKQKGGNRVDYLEHFLLFE
- a CDS encoding flagellar basal body L-ring protein FlgH — translated: MKRKITLLFPLVFYVGCATHPMDPTITMTPPKYVEEMPSKTQDNIQNPGSLFTNGDNLFSDTKAKKVNDVVTVLITEQIKQSSQASKKLNEANTDAGGLLDASISGSAYFGGREEKLAKTGISLNLPSMNSNRTFQGSGSQQRNEQFQTTISARIVKILANGNYYIYGTREIYVDGQKQIIKISGVIRPEDISPDNTIDSKYIADAKIAYETEGDIKRYTEQNWFAKFWSAIVPW
- the hemW gene encoding radical SAM family heme chaperone HemW, which produces MKNEKLLYIHIPFCDSKCHYCAFNSYTNLNHLKKEYFNAIKTQIENDINKSIQFKTLFIGGGTPSTMKIDFYEKLMKLLEYNLKDAIELTIECNPNVTIEWLKEIKNLGFNRISFGVQSFDEEKLKFLNRNHSPIQAINSIENAQKVGFENINLDLIYSTSLDNNKLLENDLKTTFSLPITHISAYSLMIEENTKWEGDFSKRKENEELEIWFINKIKEKFNQYEISNFGKPCIHNLGYWKLNEYIGIGAGAVGFKKMENGEWKMENEELRKQISNKQSINLLSFRYYTQNDVYEYLKNPCKYKYEMLTDEDIKKEKIFLGLRSIIGFEENILNNKEKTRVKHLIKENKLYKKENRIYSLDFLLADAITSYILD
- a CDS encoding RNA pyrophosphohydrolase — encoded protein: MKKYRPNVAAIILSPKYPEKVEIFIAKRTDVDAWQFPQGGIDEGESPREALLRELKEEIGTDEVEIIAEMPEWLKYDFPKKIAQKMYPFDGQTQKYFLVKLKPNAKINLDTEIPEFKDYKFVSKDEIFNYVKSFKRPVYKIVLDYFTKEGYI
- a CDS encoding aspartate kinase is translated as MLVVQKFGGTSVGDLDRIDNVANIVKSYKERGDDVVVVVSAMAGETNKLLDYANHFSKTPPQREVDLLVSSGERVTSALLSIALQSKGIPAIALTGRQAGIKTTSDHTKARIMDIDPEKMQKHLKEGKVVIVAGFQGINENGDVTTLGRGGSDLTAVAIAGALKADKCEIYTDVDGIYTTDPRIEPKAKKIDVISYDEMLELASLGAKVMQSRSVELAKKLNVDIEVKSSFKPEIKGTLITKESKDMEKVLVSGIALDKNQARVSIFGVDDRPGISAEIFEKLANKNINVDMIVQNVGKDGKANLTFTVPQTEVELTKEVLKEYENNTENIEYDTDIAKVSVVGVGMKSHSGVAAKAFKTLANENINILMISTSEIKISMVIDEKYGELAVRALHKAYELDK
- a CDS encoding HobA family DNA replication regulator; protein product: MDLNRFVIDFIRKKNIKWMEERRLDFVPLLSNFLIQILDGKSVLIITDGEREWFNDYIINKINNFSEFKPSFIPIFNIFKIAPQIKLARHPEQFDMIEDMLNIAFNENYIFWYIGKETNLLKFARRKPNSFFWIMDTDLSKNFYLKSLDERLNYKLIDLVEIINESLKAAIFGEIEI
- a CDS encoding DNA polymerase III subunit delta' yields the protein MNKLIMTNDFEKIINEIKPNEVFLKDELKIEDIEEIKKVSFLTDKNKKTILIAANKYNIYAQNALLKILEEPPKNIEFIILTKSKYNLLDTIRSRLIEEKKFFQQEEKSIKIDKITNSFILELLKKDLEKDEIKLILKDLLKKAKNEEELKFINDALMMLELNIDKKAVLSTALLLFKENI
- the folP gene encoding dihydropteroate synthase, which encodes MRVYRLNCDIDLKRVMLKIGVDKPGIEIMKKKKCEFIFYIKDITCGAANILKQDALSIGAELAVPRGVPDCTNKIFDAILLCNKKQLEILSKKELAQPFKLKELAKSLREFINLPTFPTKIMGVINANDDSFFEGSRFKGNDAILKIEEMIENGAKMIDIGGVSSRPGSEYVGREEELRRVKPIIDEIYKSRLYEKAIFSIDTFDEVVLEYALDRGFKIANDITGLERDEYAKVAGKYGASVVIMHKKGDPKDMQNNPFYENVILEIDEFFSERVKKAKNFGIKDIILDVGIGFGKRLEDNIALIKHLGHFLHFGYELLIGASRKSMIDMIMQKENVKTTPADRLPGTLAIHLESIRNGASIIRCHDVKEHFQAIKVYEAIKEFDV
- a CDS encoding HesA/MoeB/ThiF family protein, which codes for MYRRQIEVIGKKNQEILSQKEILIVGCGGLGNIIATTLSCIGLKKIYLVDFDLIERHNIHRQFQFSEDDVGNSKSIMLSKKIKRCKDTEIIAINEKFSKDLNVNVDIVFDATDNFEVRLEIDKFAKKNNIPWIYASVEEFVGQVGVFKTTSFEIFATKTISPKGQLPSMVNLIGSIASMLGLKTLLNMQDEVFYFIDFKEDLEIKKFKIGG
- a CDS encoding KamA family radical SAM protein, producing the protein MRYKSYSVKSFEKLPFVRKMDKEDIENIKVVSKIFPFKINEYIASLVDWNNYKDDPIFRLIFPHKDMLDSKDFEKLKNSNDEKLIYDIRMKLNPHPAGQMENIPEINGKRLEGSQHKYKETILFFPKQGQTCHAYCSFCFRWPQFIGINELKFASKEVEILIEYIKANPTITDVLFTGGDPLVMSTKLLKAYIKPLIEAKIPHLKNIRIGTKALSFWPYRFLTDEDANELLDLFKYIVDSGYHLAFMAHFNHYKELQTDEVKEAVKKILSTGAIIRTQSPLLRHINDSSKVWEIMWKEQVALNMIPYYMFVARDTGAKRYFELPLSKAWEIYKGAISNVSGLARTVRGPSMSAKPGKIAVVGVSEINNEKVFVLNMLQAKNPDLVDIPFFAKYDEKASWIDELKPAFSEKFIFE
- a CDS encoding pyridoxine 5'-phosphate synthase, with amino-acid sequence MKLGVNIDHIATLRNARRINEPDPLMALEILKEAEADQVTIHLREDRRHIMDFDAKRICENSFLPVNMECSINDEIIDIICKLKPHRATLVPERREEVTTEGGLDIIKYKEKIKKVIEKLHQNDIEVSLFIDPDFSQIKASKEVNAEMIEIHTGKYANLFLALNSNINHTPFKIYENFSKKELKKFLEEELNLIKDAVKVANDLDLEVAAGHGLNYQNVKEIAQMEGIIELNIGHSIIANSIFIGLKKAVKKMKKLIQK
- the rpiB gene encoding ribose 5-phosphate isomerase B, with product MKYFIGTDHAGFEVKDFVINYLQKKGIEVEDLGCYSTESVDYPDLAHKVANAVLENEGSKGILICGSGIGMSLAANKHKGIRAALCHDYYTASMARKHNDANILCFGARIVGKGEIESILEGWLNSEFEGGRHQRRVEKIDI
- the mog gene encoding molybdopterin adenylyltransferase, which gives rise to MVKIGIVTISDRASAGIYEDKSGKEIEKFLRENITNDFEITYKLIPDEFEEIVKTLKDLVNQKCSLIITTGGTGPAKRDVTPEATREVIEKELPGFGELMRMHSLKYVPTSILARGIAGVVKNSFILNLPGSPKAIKENLEAVWPAIPYAIDLIEGDYIESPSSFRPKKK